From Plasmodium brasilianum strain Bolivian I chromosome 2, whole genome shotgun sequence, one genomic window encodes:
- a CDS encoding 60S ribosomal export protein NMD3 encodes MNNVKKGELNQNGEKENVESPLSFSISENSNETNMKKKVKKVSFLLDKEENHIKKDEGSSIDDSSEDRMVNIQNGINLNNKADCASKKCYDNTNDNIMKYNYNGKNISSYNIVKQEDNINNSLSCASYMDFDYKDNTNDFIYEKQERYEKNEKNEKIEKYDKREFTDNEKDHRRTNIHIYEEEIKDILNEDEVKDVLDEREVKNDLNERKVKEALNENRGGNKKDGFEKSYNDSLNNYLSSSFVDILNTIHENKKDQSNLNGRKTSEHSHNNSNNDNSNNNGDHMMNASNPSNGKNYENRDFTDTLESDNLRLIPCILCGDTIKTNASKMCNNCILQNVESNSMNINKDTYLIYYCRECRRYLHNKWVYCELESKELLALCLKKVHKLKKLKILDAKFLYTEPHSKRIKIHLTVQEELINNFISEIELILHYVIKYTQCDDCKKKYTPYTYNTCVSVRQKVEHKKTLLFLESLLLKCNMNENIINIVSNPDGLDFHFLSRNDALKFCDFILSKTMSKYKNSKHLINHDASNNTYNYLYTFSIDICPICKFDLIFFPRDLSMKYGIKSSFYLCMHVSIFIILINPFCFLNNAHISQERYNKHPFLPLLSKADAKVFLILNVEYIDSDPYSKNKKKNYVGNKDNNNKLNNNSNALDDNNSFANAQGKNKNNIKNKNNLKRKIKNFTNAQDIEEYSTDDDYVINDDDKNSLTDTKSCKSSSRKVKLDKLVYAYVELYDESNGNTILTKTCNAKHLKPGDYVNAYDLRKHTFDNEISLYLEKNDNYNIIIIDRVKSKERQKIENELQVQYNNIETVKNINEEDVFKRIVLNNCRDIENMTIKGA; translated from the coding sequence ATGAATAACGTAAAAAAGGGAGAACTAAATCAAAATggagaaaaggaaaatgtaGAATCACCACTATCATTTTCGATCAGCGAAAATTCAAACGAAACAAACATGAAAAAGAAAGTTAAGAAAGTGAGTTTTCTCCTAGATAAAGAGGAGAACCATATAAAGAAGGACGAAGGAAGTAGCATTGATGATAGTTCTGAAGATCGTATGgttaatatacaaaatggTATTAACCTTAATAATAAAGCTGATTGTGCtagtaaaaaatgttatgatAATAccaatgataatataatgaagtataattataatggtaaaaatataagcagtTATAATATAGTGAAACAAGAAGATAACATAAATAACAGTTTAAGCTGTGCGAGTTATATGGATTTCGATTATAAAGATAATACGAATGACTTCATTTACGAAAAGCAAGAGAGGTATGAGAAGAacgaaaaaaatgagaagaTTGAAAAATACGATAAGCGCGAATTTActgataatgaaaaagacCATCGTCGaacaaatattcatatatatgaggaagaaataaaagatattttaaatgagGACGAAGTAAAGGATGTATTAGATGAGAGAGAAGTAAAGAATGatttaaatgaaagaaaagtaaaggaagcattaaatgaaaataggggtggtaataaaaaagacGGGTTTGAAAAATCCTATAATGACAGTCTAAATAACTATCTTTCTTCCTCCTTTGTGGATATTCTAAATACAAttcatgaaaataaaaaagatcaAAGTAACTTGAATGGAAGAAAAACAAGTGAGCATAgtcataataatagtaataacgataatagtaataataatggagATCATATGATGAATGCTTCTAATCCCAGTAACGGAAAAAATTACGAAAATAGAGATTTTACAGATACCTTAGAAAGTGACAACTTACGACTAATTCCATGTATTTTATGTGGAGATACAATTAAAACAAACGCTTCGAAAATGTGTAACAATTGTATATTACAAAATGTGGAAAGTAATAgcatgaatataaataaagatacCTATTTAATATACTATTGTCGTGAATGTCGAAGATATTTACACAATAAATGGGTTTATTGCGAGCTGGAAAGTAAAGAATTATTAGctttatgtttaaaaaaagtccataaattaaaaaagttaaaaatactCGATGCCAAATTTTTATACACAGAACCTCATagcaaaagaataaaaattcatttaacTGTGCAGGAAGAGTTGATCAATAACTTTATTAGCGAAATAGAATTAATTTTACACtatgtaattaaatatactCAATGTGAtgattgtaaaaaaaagtatactccatatacatacaatacATGTGTATCAGTAAGACAAAAAGTCgaacataaaaaaacattgCTATTTTTAGAAAGCCTATTATTGAAATGTAATatgaatgaaaatattattaatattgtttcAAATCCTGATGGGTTagattttcattttttatcaaGAAATGAtgcattaaaattttgtgattttattttaagtaaaacaatgtcaaaatataaaaactcAAAACATTTAATTAATCATGATGCAAGTAATAATACGTATAACTATTTATACACTTTTTCTATTGATATATGTCCAATATGCAAATTtgacttaattttttttccaagaGATTTATCTATGAAATATGGAATTAAAAGTTCTTTCTACTTATGTATGCAcgtttctatttttattattttaattaatcctttttgttttttaaataatgcgCATATATCACAAGAAAGATACAACAAGCATCCCTTCCTCCCTCTGTTAAGTAAAGCCGACGCTAAGGTATTTCTAATACTCAATGTAGAATACATTGACAGTGACCCATATtctaaaaacaaaaagaaaaattatgtaggaaataaagataacaataataaattaaacaataacagtaatgctttagatgataataattcatttgcAAATGCACAaggtaaaaacaaaaataatataaaaaataaaaataatttaaaaagaaaaataaaaaattttaccaaCGCTCAAGATATAGAAGAATATTCTACGGATGATGACTATGTTATTAACGATGATGATAAAAACAGTCTTACAGATACAAAAAGCTGTAAATCATCCTcaagaaaagtaaaattagaTAAACTGGTGTATGCGTATGTCGAATTATATGACGAGTCCAATGGAAACACCATACTAACAAAAACTTGTAATGCAAAACATTTAAAGCCAGGGGATTATGTGAATGCATATGACTTAAGAAAACATACATTCGATAACGAAATAAgtttatatttagaaaaaaatgataattataatataattattattgataGAGTAAAATCAAAAGAACgacaaaaaattgaaaatgaaTTACAGGTTCAATATAACAATATTGAAAccgtaaaaaatattaatgaagaaGATGTCTTTAAAAGAATTGTTCTAAACAATTGTAGAGACATAGAAAATATGACAATCAAAGGAGCCTAA
- a CDS encoding ribosome biogenesis protein BRX1, whose product MKKGKEDNKKKLARGKLEDTIDITQNLELELNKNNEKTCVLSSVNANKIVNKKRKGNKNYHLKVVTKKRALTKGEETGDDSIYTETVSSVVEKSQAEKDSKKLKVDRKEDLNTDILDSKDKDSFKIDEDPYLLKEATYIRKNELWKNKQRVLIVRSSLKKKNCKSFIENLKLLLPHHKVESKWNKKATKSDLSDISYSRNCNNIIFFDIKRKRYCLWICKNVTGPSLYFEILDYIPLHSLIFSGNCLLYSRPLLIFSKHFDELEHLKLIKEMFIHVFGIPNYHPLSKPFYDHCYNFFYTNNLIYFRHYQILPLTLVDSNNINKQKLVEIGPQFTLHIIKIFEECFKGRIIFENVNYKDYVTVQQMKMQKNIKKKIKRLEKKEKTITRLKSIRTPIKTDIDF is encoded by the coding sequence atgaaaaaaggaaaagaagataataaaaaaaaattagcaaGAGGTAAATTAGAAGATACTATAGATATAACACAAAATTTGGAACTAgagttaaataaaaacaatgaaaaaacatGTGTGCTGTCGTCAGTTAATGCTAATAAAATtgtcaataaaaaaaggaagggaaataaaaattatcacCTTAAGGTGGTCACCAAAAAAAGAGCTTTAACTAAAGGGGAAGAAACAGGTGATGATAGTATTTACACAGAAACTGTTTCTTCTGTTGTTGAAAAAAGTCAGGCAGAAAAAGACAGCAAAAAGTTAAAAGTAGATAGAAAAGAGGACCTTAACACAGACATTCTTGACAGTAAGGATAAagattcttttaaaatagatgaagatccttatttattaaaagaagcaacgtatataagaaaaaacgaGTTAtggaaaaacaaacaaaGAGTTCTAATTGTGCGAtcatcattaaaaaaaaagaattgtaagtcatttattgaaaatttaaaattattattaccacaTCATAAGGTAGAGAGTAAATGGAACAAAAAGGCTACAAAAAGTGATTTAAGTGATATAAGTTATAGCagaaattgtaataatatcatattttttgacataaaaagaaaacgGTATTGTTTATGGATATGCAAAAATGTAACGGGTCCATcgttatattttgaaatattagaTTATATACCTTTACAtagtttaatattttcaggtaactgtttattatattcaagaccccttttaatttttagtaaaCATTTTGATGAATTAGAACAtttgaaattaataaaagaaatgtttATTCACGTCTTTGGAATACCAAATTATCATCCTTTGAGCAAACCATTTTATGATCactgttataattttttttatacaaataatttaatttattttcggCATTATCAAATTTTACCATTAACCCTAGTAGattctaataatattaataaacaaaaattggTAGAAATAGGACCCCAATTCACcttacatattattaaaatatttgaagaATGTTTTAAAGGTAGAATTATTTTCGAAAATGTGAATTATAAAGATTACGTTACAGTTCAGCAGATGAAgatgcaaaaaaatataaaaaaaaaaataaagcgtcttgaaaagaaagagaaaacGATTACAAGGTTAAAATCAATTCGTACTCCGATTAAAACAGATATAGACTTTTAg
- a CDS encoding N6-adenosine-methyltransferase MT-A70, with the protein MSLAREKYLKRKRELLENINIIDNNIGEKKEAILEKEKREKIKNEENNTYERKHDEANKFMSQKDSNKLKEDRKIEKEGKRVKKSGYDNINNNSNNNYNNNDNYNSNNNNKNNSSSSYNQLNYKKDYWHHDQYGNRDDHDEHMKRGKKDFEKILSNSKKDRNNNNEEETISTNSNVPVHDLPNINNPNKNVGKNYSNINKNANSSSSIGCSMATQDIDRNKNSDRKKNNSWVNNSSTTNNNNMYEILTDLNNIDICNSAILLIYTCKLLLHMCGKENENQNVTNTSLTSVEILREIKNRNRKNVKLLKINILNNILIYLSYKNTVRGEDKTIINSNELNQEKLDNTFEKHKEIKLEDTCIDIENVGINIIIKVIYIKNIKHLLLRYIHQFTNNNYKNVGEATNLSNAKSGDKVKNEGKKMVGIRTPNEYKNNSNLMEGGNNNTYNSVLQENEKKKKKVNNTNCSGEYDTKYKEENRNSNNNNSSNNKISYLENLLNEPTAKEKKIKQEKTSILSIIEAPTVIEEMRIKKFQKKDDSVKIICPYLTKKNCQKHSTECNKVHFKKIISEHTDVSLGDCSYLDTCRHIETCKFVHYAVDKDDQVVRNQENVNENKVDIYNVNDNTYGPQWIRCDLRNFDLSIFNQYVSVVMADPPWDIHMDLPYGTMTDNEMKRLPVQLIQDEGMIFLWVTGRAMELARECLQIWGYTRVEEILWVKTNHLQRIIRTGRTGHWLNHSKEHCLVGIKGHPVINRNIDCNVIVSEVRETSRKPDEIYSLIERLCPQNLKIELFGRPHNVRNNWITLGNQLNGVVLHHPQIKERYNKIASQFNMPLCED; encoded by the coding sequence atgtcGTTGGCAAGGGAAAAATatctaaaaagaaaaagggaaTTGCTCgaaaacataaacataattgataataatattggggaaaaaaaagaagcaattttggaaaaagaaaaacgagaaaaaataaaaaatgaagagaatAATACGTATGAACGAAAACATGATGAAgcaaataaatttatgtcACAGAAAGACtctaataaattaaaagaagatagaaaaatagaaaaagaaggaaaacgTGTCAAAAAAAGTGGTTACGataacattaataataacagtaataacaattataataataatgacaattataatagtaataataataataaaaataacagtaGTAGCAGCTACAACCAgttgaattataaaaaggatTATTGGCACCATGACCAGTATGGGAACAGAGATGATCATGATGAACATATGAAAAGGGGGAAGAAGGATTTTGAAAAAATCTTAAGTAACAGTAAAAAGGAtcgtaataataacaatgaaGAAGAAACGATTTCCACTAATTCCAACGTACCTGTACATGATTTGCCCAATATAAATAATCCTAATAAAAACGTTGGAAAAAACtattcaaatataaataaaaatgcaaataGTTCATCTTCTATTGGTTGCTCCATGGCTACCCAAGATATAGAccgaaataaaaatagtgatagaaaaaaaaacaattctTGGGTGAATAATTCATCtactactaataataataacatgtACGAAATTCTAACAGATTTAAAcaatatagatatatgtaatagtgcaattttattaatatatacatgcaaatTACTACTACATATGTGTGgtaaagaaaatgaaaaccAAAATGTCACTAATACATCGTTAACTTCGGTAGAAATTCTACgagaaattaaaaacagaaatcggaaaaatgtaaaattgttgaaaataaatattttgaataacatattgatatatttgtCGTATAAAAATACCGTAAGAGGAGAAGACAAAACTATCATAAATAGTAATGAGTTAAATCAGGAAAAATTAGATAACACATTTGAAAAAcataaagaaattaaattagAAGATACTTGCATAGATATAGAAAATGTaggtattaatataataataaaagttatttatataaaaaacattaaacatttattacttagatatatacatcaatttactaataataattacaaaaatgttGGTGAAGCAACTAATTTAAGTAATGCAAAAAGTGGTGATAAGGTCAAAAATGAGGGGAAAAAAATGGTTGGTATAAGAACCccaaatgaatataaaaataatagtaacttGATGGAAGGTggcaataataatacatataactCCGTGCTtcaagaaaatgaaaaaaaaaaaaaaaaagtaaataatacaaattgcTCTGGGGAATACGACACCAAATATAAAGAAGAGAACAggaatagtaataataataatagtagtaataacaagATAAGttatttagaaaatttattaaacgAACCAACagcaaaggaaaaaaaaataaaacaagaaaaGACTAGTATACTTTCCATTATTGAGGCGCCAACTGTAATTGAAGAAATGCGAATTaagaaatttcaaaaaaaagatgattctgtaaaaattatatgtccATATTTgacgaaaaaaaattgtcaaAAGCATAGTACAGAATGTAACAAAGTACActttaagaaaattatatctgAGCATACAGACGTATCACTAGGCGATTGCTCATATTTAGATACTTGTAGACATATAGAAACATGTAAGTTCGTTCATTATGCAGTCGATAAAGACGATCAAGTAGTTAGAAATCaagaaaatgtaaatgaaaataaagtgGATATATATAACGTAAATGATAATACGTATGGACCCCAGTGGATAAGATGTGACTTAAGAAATTTTGATTTGAGTATATTTAATCAGTATGTTAGTGTTGTAATGGCAGATCCACCTTGGGATATACATATGGATTTGCCTTATGGTACCATGACAGATAATGAAATGAAGCGATTACCGGTACAGTTAATACAAGATGAAGGTATGATCTTCTTATGGGTAACAGGAAGAGCTATGGAACTAGCACGAGAATGTTTACAAATATGGGGATATACAAGAGTAGAAGAAATTTTGTGGGTTAAAACAAACCATTTACAACGAATTATAAGAACAGGTAGAACAGGCCACTGGTTGAATCACTCAAAAGAACATTGTTTAGTTGGTATTAAAGGACATCCAGttattaatagaaatattGATTGTAATGTTATTGTATCAGAGGTAAGAGAAACGTCGAGGAAACCAGatgaaatatattcattGATAGAAAGATTATGTcctcaaaatttaaaaatcgAACTTTTTGGAAGACCTCATAATGTTAGAAATAACTGGATTACTTTAGGAAATCAATTAAATGGTGTTGTTTTACATCATCCGCAGATAAAGGAACGGTATAACAAAATCGCATCACAATTTAATATGCCCTTATGCGaggattaa
- a CDS encoding COX assembly mitochondrial protein, which translates to MRKIWTPIRRPEDQKEIKNNYDDEKKENFEKSLPKDFIENNRNNRIPYFEIKESTLVEQKEKKEVQKILALELRDKCRAEIDEYVECSVGRLWTILKCKDLMIKMRKCLEKYENLEYVKFRENQIIEERKKNGTSLYRSNERARYNRFIYTDNERGWIPEKRY; encoded by the exons atgagaaaaatatgGACCCCAATAAGAAGACCAGAAGatcaaaaagaaataaagaataattatgatgatgagaaaaaagaaaattttgaaaagtcGTTACCAAAAgattttatagaaaataacAGGAACAATAGAATTCCATACTTTGAAATAAAGGAATCTACAC TGGTGGaacaaaaggaaaagaaagaagttcaaaaaatattagccTTAGAATTAAGAGATAAATGCAg GGCAGAAATTGATGAATATGTGGAATGTTCTGTAGGAAGACTATGGACAATCTTAAAGTGCAAGGATTTAATGATTAAAATGAGAAAATGCTTAGAAAAATACGAAAACCTtgaa TATGTGAAATTTAGGGAAAATCAAATAATTgaagaaagaaagaagaatGGAACTAGCCTATACAGATCTAATGAGAGAGCAAGATATAAcagatttatatatac AGATAATGAGAGAGGATGGATTCCAGAAAAGAGGTATTGA